In Cytobacillus oceanisediminis, the following proteins share a genomic window:
- the xylF gene encoding D-xylose ABC transporter substrate-binding protein, with amino-acid sequence MDRIQRKLTMAALFLVCLLSACQTNTALEKNPGKAIPAAGEVEGGEDGEKPIKIGFSMDTLLEERWLKDRDLFKEAVEELGAEVEIMAANGDDAVQISQAETLIKQRVDLLVVVPHNAEATASIVKKAHEAGIKVISYDRLVKNADIDLYISFDNEKVGELQASAITKLVPKGKYVYIGGAITDHNAHLFKRGVFNVLQPLIEKGDIQIVYDQWSRDWTPANAFVNMEDALKANQNQIDAVIAANDATAGGAIQALAVQGLAGKIPVAGQDAELAAAQRIIRGTQTMTVYKPIGTLTKEAAELAVRMAKGEQIEANRKINNGKIEVPSVLLSPIAVDKHNMDRTIIADGFHSREEVYK; translated from the coding sequence ATGGATAGAATCCAAAGAAAGCTGACTATGGCTGCGCTGTTTCTGGTTTGCCTCCTGTCAGCCTGCCAAACGAATACAGCACTCGAAAAAAATCCCGGGAAAGCAATTCCTGCTGCCGGTGAAGTGGAAGGAGGAGAGGATGGGGAGAAACCCATTAAGATCGGCTTTTCAATGGATACTTTATTGGAAGAGCGCTGGCTGAAGGATAGAGATCTGTTCAAAGAGGCTGTAGAAGAGCTTGGAGCCGAAGTGGAGATCATGGCTGCGAATGGGGATGATGCGGTTCAAATATCACAGGCAGAAACATTGATAAAACAAAGGGTTGACCTGCTGGTTGTCGTTCCCCATAATGCTGAAGCCACCGCTTCGATCGTCAAAAAAGCACATGAGGCAGGCATTAAGGTCATCTCATATGACCGGCTTGTGAAAAATGCTGATATCGACTTATACATATCCTTTGATAATGAAAAGGTTGGCGAGCTGCAGGCAAGTGCCATCACCAAACTGGTTCCTAAAGGGAAGTATGTGTATATTGGCGGAGCCATCACTGACCATAACGCCCATTTATTCAAACGAGGAGTCTTTAACGTGCTTCAGCCTTTAATTGAAAAAGGAGATATACAGATCGTATATGATCAGTGGTCCAGAGATTGGACGCCGGCGAATGCATTTGTGAATATGGAAGATGCTCTTAAAGCCAATCAAAATCAAATTGATGCCGTGATCGCAGCAAACGATGCAACTGCAGGCGGCGCCATCCAGGCACTGGCAGTGCAAGGGCTGGCAGGGAAAATTCCTGTAGCCGGTCAGGATGCCGAGCTTGCCGCTGCCCAGCGGATCATCAGAGGAACGCAGACGATGACGGTATACAAACCTATCGGCACGCTGACCAAAGAAGCTGCTGAACTAGCGGTCAGAATGGCAAAAGGAGAACAGATAGAAGCGAACCGAAAAATTAACAATGGCAAAATAGAGGTGCCTTCCGTCCTTCTTTCGCCAATTGCTGTCGATAAACACAATATGGATCGTACCATTATTGCAGATGGATTTCATTCCAGAGAAGAAGTTTATAAGTAG
- a CDS encoding response regulator — MTKLLIADDEQIEREGLDVILQKAFPGVEISQAKNGKMAVQLAKEFNPDLIMMDIQMPGLNGLEAIKQISEEDPHIKFIMITAFDTFDYARQAIKLGVKDYLLKPSKITEIEATVGKVLEQIEEERRFREMTKLQQEALQKALPVIETDVVTQLLFDHVHEVHLDMLVEMLDIRSTDEQFVMSILLPDGQEHLYTSVKEKVRHAGSAWVGALYGRQLPIIVFREKQHSFRSQAISIAGEILSLAKKGSSEGWFVGIGNACGSLQSIRQSYQESVIATLDSTLPVKYRFYSDVPVLSAGEDLELTKEREKQFFDQVRLGKWQQISLSVMEMIQRCEMERAGVIQAQQRVLQLLWIASRVMSEIGVEAPAPFFEYQTQDFRQLRAETDQLLKQMKKSYMRHYDKLEADTIHQLKHYITEHSHKDISLEALGRKVELSPIYISKMFKEKLGVNYIDFLTECRIEKAKKLMADHGKSLKEITFEVGYHEPNYFSKVFKKMCGQSPTEFRKTLLGKKD; from the coding sequence ATGACAAAACTCCTGATCGCGGATGATGAACAAATTGAACGGGAAGGACTGGACGTGATTCTGCAGAAAGCCTTTCCTGGCGTTGAAATTAGCCAGGCGAAAAATGGGAAGATGGCCGTTCAATTGGCTAAAGAGTTTAACCCTGATTTAATCATGATGGACATTCAAATGCCAGGGCTGAATGGCCTGGAAGCTATTAAGCAAATCAGTGAAGAGGATCCGCATATTAAATTTATTATGATTACAGCTTTCGATACATTCGATTATGCCCGGCAGGCGATAAAGCTTGGGGTCAAGGATTATTTACTCAAGCCAAGCAAGATCACGGAAATTGAAGCAACAGTTGGGAAGGTGCTTGAACAGATTGAGGAAGAGCGGAGGTTCCGTGAAATGACGAAGCTTCAGCAGGAGGCGCTGCAAAAGGCTCTTCCGGTCATTGAGACGGATGTCGTGACACAGCTGCTGTTCGATCATGTCCATGAAGTTCACCTGGATATGCTTGTTGAAATGCTCGATATTCGCTCAACAGATGAACAGTTCGTCATGAGCATCCTGCTTCCTGATGGACAAGAACACCTCTATACCTCAGTCAAAGAGAAGGTCAGGCATGCAGGCAGTGCATGGGTAGGTGCTCTATATGGCCGCCAGCTTCCCATCATCGTTTTTCGGGAAAAGCAGCATTCATTCCGTTCACAGGCTATATCTATAGCCGGCGAAATTCTGTCTCTTGCGAAAAAAGGCTCGTCAGAGGGCTGGTTCGTCGGGATTGGGAACGCTTGCGGGTCGTTGCAATCCATCCGTCAATCCTATCAGGAATCGGTTATTGCCACCCTGGATTCAACTCTCCCTGTTAAATACCGATTTTATTCCGATGTGCCAGTGCTTAGCGCAGGGGAAGATTTAGAGCTGACCAAAGAGCGGGAAAAGCAGTTTTTCGATCAAGTCAGGCTTGGCAAATGGCAGCAAATCAGCTTAAGTGTAATGGAGATGATTCAGCGGTGTGAAATGGAAAGGGCAGGGGTGATTCAAGCGCAGCAGCGGGTGCTGCAGCTGCTCTGGATTGCTTCACGTGTAATGAGTGAGATTGGGGTAGAAGCTCCTGCACCATTTTTTGAGTATCAAACCCAGGATTTCCGGCAGCTGCGCGCTGAAACGGATCAATTGCTAAAGCAAATGAAGAAATCGTATATGAGGCATTACGATAAGCTGGAAGCGGATACTATCCACCAGCTGAAACATTATATTACTGAACATTCTCATAAGGATATTTCCCTTGAAGCACTGGGAAGGAAAGTGGAGCTAAGCCCAATCTATATCAGTAAAATGTTCAAGGAGAAACTCGGGGTAAATTATATCGATTTCCTGACTGAATGCCGAATTGAAAAAGCCAAGAAGCTGATGGCGGATCACGGAAAAAGTCTGAAAGAAATTACCTTTGAGGTGGGCTATCATGAACCGAACTATTTCAGCAAGGTTTTCAAAAAGATGTGCGGCCAGTCACCGACAGAATTCCGAAAAACCCTTCTGGGCAAAAAAGATTGA
- a CDS encoding sugar ABC transporter substrate-binding protein — translation MRKTGILLFCLTCIILGYFTFTLSKKTFTYEWDLPPASDGLEVKYRLVLITQELETPFWDKAGIAAQEQARKDGASLEVWGSYGKNQEEFLKKLEIAIQSKVDGIIVQGLDTQEFKDLAKIKAAFYGIPIITVANDVPKSESLRKTYVGSDQYLAGQLIAEQLLDDMGHKGKVILMGDKHKEFYQQQRLAGIHEVLKDYPNIRTVYAETTDVREEIIAATQNMLNQNPDTDSFIAIKANIAGAMIQEIGRRSQVEPYYIYSFDDGPDSISLLTQGKLDGIIEQSPEKMGSLSAELILKWLKDEEVPLKSEGYLTDIRILKAMEKQ, via the coding sequence TTGCGTAAAACGGGTATTCTACTATTTTGTCTTACATGTATCATCCTTGGTTATTTTACATTTACGCTATCAAAGAAAACGTTTACATACGAATGGGATCTCCCACCTGCATCAGATGGCCTGGAAGTAAAATATCGGCTGGTCCTGATAACGCAGGAATTAGAGACCCCTTTCTGGGACAAGGCAGGTATTGCTGCACAAGAACAAGCACGGAAGGATGGAGCAAGCCTGGAAGTCTGGGGAAGCTATGGAAAGAATCAAGAGGAATTTTTAAAAAAGTTAGAGATAGCCATTCAATCAAAAGTGGACGGCATCATTGTTCAGGGGCTGGACACTCAGGAATTCAAAGATTTAGCAAAGATAAAAGCAGCTTTTTATGGAATCCCGATTATTACTGTGGCCAATGACGTGCCCAAATCTGAAAGTTTGAGAAAAACGTACGTCGGCTCGGATCAATATCTGGCCGGGCAGTTAATTGCAGAACAGCTACTTGACGATATGGGCCATAAGGGAAAAGTCATTCTCATGGGCGACAAGCATAAAGAGTTTTATCAGCAGCAGCGTCTCGCTGGCATTCATGAAGTATTGAAGGATTATCCAAATATCCGGACCGTCTATGCGGAAACGACTGATGTTAGGGAGGAAATTATCGCTGCCACTCAGAACATGCTGAATCAAAACCCGGATACTGATAGTTTTATAGCTATTAAAGCCAATATAGCCGGAGCGATGATTCAGGAAATTGGCAGGCGATCACAGGTAGAACCTTATTATATCTATTCTTTTGACGATGGTCCGGATTCAATATCTCTGCTTACTCAGGGAAAACTTGATGGAATCATTGAACAGTCTCCTGAGAAGATGGGAAGCCTCAGTGCAGAGCTGATTTTGAAATGGCTTAAAGATGAAGAAGTGCCGCTGAAATCTGAGGGCTATCTTACCGACATCAGGATATTAAAGGCGATGGAAAAGCAATGA
- a CDS encoding sensor histidine kinase: MNKIHKKIWTLTTVILLIMAAIWITLTYYNQKTQNQYNDILQRYLRMNEVTRTSQQMIADLNNYFITPIPENLDKLNKSKEKMIKVKRDVSYLRNSENDFALTNYMNLIDSLVETTDRSLLFFIEKETEDSVKEFSEATRISMYISEMTLTLIDSELNTYERFYRGIIEQSEEIKKLGIWLMLMITCLLMFLTYGFSLSITKPIQRLTKAANELSRGRFHLPIKVDSNDEIAFLAQTFDRMRININNLISEIQHKAQLEHELQESKLLLKESQLLNLQSQINPHFLFNTLNTLSKKAYLEGSHETSDLLVSVAGLLRYNLKRLDKPVTLREEVMVLQQYMDIQKARFTERLHLRMSIDESCLNVDIPGLTLQPIIENAVNYAVEPREEGGIIWFRIQDGNECVIIEVEDDGPGIEEYKIKQILQGQFIQKDGNSTGIGFTNVVRRLRLFYGYEDVMNIESSAAGTKVVMTIPKDRRGANDKTPDRG, translated from the coding sequence ATGAACAAAATTCATAAGAAAATCTGGACACTCACGACTGTTATTCTATTGATCATGGCAGCAATATGGATAACACTTACCTATTATAATCAGAAAACTCAGAATCAATATAACGACATTCTTCAGCGGTACCTTCGGATGAATGAGGTTACAAGAACAAGCCAGCAGATGATTGCAGACTTGAATAACTACTTCATCACGCCCATTCCGGAAAATCTGGACAAATTGAACAAAAGCAAGGAAAAAATGATAAAGGTAAAAAGGGATGTTTCATATCTTCGAAATTCAGAAAATGATTTTGCTTTGACAAATTATATGAATCTGATTGACAGCCTGGTTGAGACGACGGACCGCTCCCTTCTTTTCTTTATTGAAAAGGAGACAGAGGATTCTGTGAAAGAATTCTCGGAAGCGACGCGCATCTCGATGTATATCTCCGAGATGACGCTGACGCTGATCGATAGTGAACTAAATACGTATGAACGGTTTTACCGGGGGATCATTGAACAGTCCGAAGAAATCAAAAAACTGGGGATTTGGCTGATGCTGATGATAACCTGCCTCTTAATGTTCTTGACCTATGGCTTTTCCTTAAGCATTACGAAGCCTATACAGCGGTTGACCAAGGCAGCCAATGAGTTATCAAGGGGCAGATTTCACTTGCCGATAAAGGTTGATTCAAATGATGAAATTGCCTTTCTTGCCCAGACCTTTGACCGGATGCGGATTAATATCAATAACCTGATTTCAGAGATCCAGCATAAGGCACAGCTGGAGCATGAGCTCCAGGAAAGCAAGTTATTGCTGAAGGAAAGCCAGCTCTTGAACCTGCAAAGCCAGATTAACCCTCATTTTTTATTTAACACATTAAATACACTTTCCAAGAAAGCCTATCTGGAAGGTTCTCATGAAACCAGCGACCTGCTTGTTAGTGTGGCCGGCCTGCTGCGCTATAACTTAAAAAGGCTTGATAAGCCCGTAACACTTAGAGAAGAAGTGATGGTCCTGCAGCAATACATGGATATTCAAAAAGCCAGATTTACAGAGCGCCTGCATTTGAGAATGTCAATAGATGAATCGTGTCTGAATGTGGACATTCCGGGTCTCACCCTGCAGCCGATCATCGAGAATGCCGTCAACTATGCAGTGGAGCCAAGAGAAGAAGGCGGGATCATCTGGTTTCGCATTCAGGACGGAAATGAATGTGTGATTATAGAAGTGGAAGACGATGGTCCAGGTATTGAGGAATATAAAATTAAACAGATTCTTCAAGGGCAGTTCATTCAGAAGGATGGAAATTCAACAGGCATCGGGTTTACCAATGTTGTCAGGCGTTTGCGCCTTTTTTACGGCTATGAAGATGTCATGAACATTGAGAGCAGTGCTGCCGGCACAAAAGTAGTGATGACAATACCGAAAGATAGGAGGGGGGCAAATGACAAAACTCCTGATCGCGGATGA
- a CDS encoding HAD family hydrolase, which yields MMGLKYKCLILDHDDTGVKSTPGIHYPSFVEALKDLRPNDDPIVFEDFVRCCFHPGFSSLCKDIIKFTDEEQRHQQMVWKKYTESTVPDFYELFSETIQEFKKQGGIVTVVSHSERSRIERDYSIHCGFVPDAIFGWELPEHQRKPYPYPIKEILRRYDLQETDALMLDDLKPGLEMARSCNVDFAAAGWSHSIPEIKEQMKSESKYYFETVEEFNKFIFE from the coding sequence ATGATGGGTTTAAAATATAAATGTTTAATCTTAGACCATGATGATACAGGAGTAAAAAGCACACCAGGTATTCACTATCCGTCATTTGTAGAGGCTCTTAAAGACTTGCGGCCAAATGATGACCCTATTGTTTTTGAAGATTTTGTCAGATGCTGCTTCCATCCAGGTTTTTCTTCATTATGCAAAGACATTATTAAATTTACAGATGAAGAACAAAGACACCAGCAGATGGTATGGAAAAAATATACCGAGTCAACTGTACCAGACTTTTATGAGCTGTTTTCAGAGACTATTCAAGAATTTAAAAAACAAGGTGGAATTGTGACGGTTGTTTCTCATTCCGAGAGGAGTCGAATTGAAAGAGATTACTCCATTCATTGTGGATTTGTGCCAGATGCCATTTTTGGATGGGAACTTCCTGAACATCAGAGAAAACCATACCCATATCCAATTAAGGAAATTTTAAGACGCTATGATCTTCAAGAGACTGATGCATTAATGCTGGATGACCTGAAGCCTGGATTGGAAATGGCCAGAAGCTGCAATGTGGATTTTGCGGCTGCAGGGTGGTCTCACAGTATCCCTGAAATCAAGGAACAAATGAAATCAGAATCAAAATATTATTTTGAAACAGTAGAAGAATTTAATAAATTTATTTTTGAATAA
- a CDS encoding sugar ABC transporter ATP-binding protein translates to MSENILEMHGISKEFTGVKALSNVNFKVEKGEIHCLIGENGAGKSTLMKVLSGVYPYGAYQGDIVFEGSVQQFNKISDSVKAGIVIIYQELALFPDLTVYENIFAGNEIKQSGIVDWNRTIAEAKKMLDKVKLDVNPETLVKDLSVGKQQLVEIAKALSKDVKLLILDEPTAALNEDDSGNLLDLLGELKEQGITCIMISHKLKEVISIADKATVLRDGQTICTLDAAKGEISENVIIKNMVGREIEDIYPKRPNKTFGDPVLELRSWSAYAVHLGRQVVKDVNFHVKKGEIVGIAGLMGSGRTELALSIFGNPKSYKLQGELLVDGVPKTLKHPSDAIRSGIAYVTEDRKGDGLFLIQDIKNNISAANLKRVAVNGVINDNEEVKEATEYKKSMYIKASSLEQVVGNLSGGNQQKVSLGKWLFVGPKLLILDEPTRGIDVGAKFEIYTIMNQLIKEGMSIIMISSELGEVLGMSDRVYVMAEGQIKGELSIEEANQESIMQLATQ, encoded by the coding sequence ATGAGCGAAAATATTTTGGAAATGCACGGGATTTCCAAGGAATTTACAGGTGTCAAAGCGCTCAGCAATGTCAATTTCAAGGTGGAAAAAGGTGAGATCCACTGCTTGATCGGTGAAAACGGAGCGGGCAAATCCACTCTGATGAAAGTGCTCAGCGGCGTATACCCTTATGGCGCCTATCAGGGGGATATTGTATTTGAGGGCAGTGTGCAGCAATTCAACAAGATCAGTGACAGTGTAAAAGCAGGAATCGTCATTATCTACCAGGAGCTTGCATTGTTTCCTGATCTCACAGTCTATGAAAATATATTTGCGGGCAATGAAATTAAGCAAAGCGGAATCGTCGATTGGAACCGGACCATTGCTGAAGCTAAAAAAATGCTGGATAAGGTTAAACTCGATGTGAACCCTGAAACACTCGTAAAAGATCTGAGCGTTGGAAAACAGCAATTAGTCGAAATTGCCAAAGCTTTAAGCAAGGACGTGAAACTGCTTATCCTGGATGAGCCGACTGCAGCATTGAATGAGGATGACAGCGGAAATCTGCTGGATTTGTTAGGTGAGCTGAAAGAGCAGGGAATCACCTGCATTATGATCTCCCATAAGCTGAAAGAAGTCATCTCCATTGCAGATAAGGCTACGGTGCTTCGTGATGGCCAAACCATCTGTACCCTGGACGCAGCAAAAGGCGAAATCTCTGAAAATGTCATTATTAAAAACATGGTCGGCAGGGAGATTGAAGATATTTATCCAAAGAGGCCGAACAAAACATTTGGCGATCCTGTTCTTGAGCTTCGCAGCTGGTCTGCGTATGCTGTGCATTTGGGCAGGCAGGTTGTAAAAGATGTTAATTTTCATGTTAAGAAAGGAGAAATTGTCGGGATTGCGGGCTTGATGGGGTCAGGCAGGACAGAACTTGCCCTGAGTATTTTCGGAAATCCAAAATCTTATAAATTACAAGGCGAACTATTGGTGGATGGCGTTCCAAAAACGCTGAAGCATCCGAGTGACGCCATCAGGTCAGGGATTGCGTACGTGACGGAAGACCGAAAAGGGGATGGCCTGTTTTTAATACAGGATATTAAAAACAACATTTCTGCAGCAAACCTCAAACGGGTTGCTGTAAATGGAGTGATTAATGATAACGAAGAAGTGAAGGAAGCAACGGAATATAAAAAGTCCATGTATATCAAAGCATCTTCCCTTGAGCAAGTTGTCGGAAATTTGAGCGGTGGAAACCAGCAGAAAGTGTCCCTGGGCAAATGGCTATTTGTCGGGCCAAAATTGCTGATCCTGGACGAGCCGACGCGGGGCATTGATGTTGGGGCTAAATTCGAAATTTATACGATTATGAATCAATTGATTAAGGAAGGCATGAGCATCATTATGATTTCTTCAGAACTGGGTGAAGTTCTTGGGATGAGCGATCGTGTCTATGTCATGGCGGAAGGCCAAATTAAAGGCGAGCTGTCGATTGAAGAAGCAAATCAGGAAAGCATTATGCAGCTTGCTACGCAATAG
- a CDS encoding sugar ABC transporter substrate-binding protein: MKRKWKVISLMLTVMMFAFIAAGCSQGTGGGSSEVSVGIVLPTKDEPRWVQDEQRFKDALKGTEYTTEILFSQGSSAKEKENVETLLNKGIDVLIICPQDGDAAAAAVEAAKKDGVKVISYDRLITNTDAIDYYVTFDSLAVGAAQAQYLVDNAKGKDVPLYLYAGAASDNNAFLFFQGAWSVLQPKIADGTFKIANSSEAVTLKDTADLSRDQLSKIIGQVTTNWDPNEAKNKAQTHLTAASDDMKGDVAILAPNDGTARSIADVFGTDSAVSSYLVTGQDAEKASIQYVIDEKQSMTVFKDVRTLVKDAMGMAIDILEDKDPETTGSYDNGKIEVKAKQTDVIVVDKDNVKKELIDSEYYKADEFTGL; the protein is encoded by the coding sequence ATGAAAAGAAAGTGGAAAGTTATTTCTCTTATGCTGACGGTTATGATGTTTGCGTTTATTGCAGCGGGATGCAGCCAGGGCACTGGCGGCGGCAGCAGTGAAGTGAGTGTCGGAATCGTTTTGCCAACGAAAGATGAGCCTAGATGGGTTCAGGATGAGCAAAGATTTAAAGATGCGTTAAAAGGAACGGAATATACAACTGAGATTTTGTTTAGCCAGGGATCCTCGGCTAAGGAAAAGGAAAATGTAGAGACTTTGCTGAACAAAGGAATTGATGTGCTGATCATCTGTCCTCAAGATGGAGATGCAGCTGCTGCAGCGGTTGAAGCTGCAAAGAAAGATGGCGTAAAAGTCATTTCTTATGACCGTTTAATTACCAATACAGATGCTATTGATTATTATGTAACATTTGACAGCCTTGCTGTAGGAGCTGCACAGGCGCAATACCTGGTTGACAACGCAAAGGGCAAGGATGTGCCTTTATATCTATACGCCGGCGCTGCTTCTGATAACAATGCTTTCTTGTTCTTCCAGGGAGCATGGAGTGTGCTTCAGCCTAAAATTGCAGATGGGACATTCAAGATTGCTAACTCAAGCGAAGCTGTTACTCTAAAAGATACAGCTGATCTGTCCCGTGACCAGCTAAGCAAAATTATTGGCCAGGTGACAACGAACTGGGATCCGAACGAAGCGAAGAACAAAGCACAAACTCATTTGACAGCAGCTTCTGACGATATGAAGGGCGATGTGGCTATTCTTGCTCCGAACGACGGAACTGCCCGTTCGATTGCAGATGTTTTTGGAACTGACAGCGCAGTATCAAGCTATCTAGTAACAGGTCAGGATGCAGAGAAAGCTTCCATTCAGTACGTTATTGATGAAAAGCAATCCATGACAGTATTCAAGGATGTTCGTACTCTCGTAAAAGATGCAATGGGCATGGCGATCGATATCCTTGAAGACAAAGACCCTGAGACAACTGGTTCTTACGATAACGGCAAGATTGAAGTAAAAGCAAAGCAAACAGATGTAATCGTTGTCGACAAAGATAACGTGAAAAAAGAACTGATTGATTCTGAATACTATAAAGCAGATGAATTTACAGGACTTTAA
- a CDS encoding MFS transporter has protein sequence MSTVNPNLKENWLKNIILFLSSQTISLFGSSLVQYAIMWHITLTTESGLMMTLYIICGFIPTFFLSPVAGVWADRYNRKMLIILADGLIAFSTLILAILFLMGYESIWLLFVMAGIRALGTGVQTPAVGAILPQIVPKDKLTKVNGANGSIQAVIMFVSPMVSAALLAMASLEVIFFIDVITAAIAIVTLMTFVKIAVHEKAAAKQTTSYFSDFKQGLQYVNSTPFLKKFFLFFAVFFVLMAPAAFLTPLQVTRTFGGDVWKLTAIEIAFSVGMMAGGGIIASWGGYPNKIKTMTLASLIMGICTLALGIVPVFWIYLVFMALFGVAMPIFNTPTTVLLQEKIEENYLGRVFGVMGMISTSMMPIGMLIFGPIADIIAIEWLLVGTGAFIILLAVILGRDQVLLEAGKPALSES, from the coding sequence ATGAGTACTGTAAACCCTAATCTGAAGGAGAATTGGCTGAAGAATATTATTCTCTTTTTAAGCAGTCAGACGATCTCCCTTTTTGGATCGTCCCTCGTTCAATACGCCATTATGTGGCATATTACCTTAACGACAGAATCCGGTTTGATGATGACTCTCTACATCATTTGCGGGTTCATTCCGACCTTCTTTTTATCGCCGGTCGCCGGTGTCTGGGCAGACCGGTATAACCGGAAAATGCTGATTATTTTAGCGGATGGTCTTATTGCCTTTTCAACGCTGATTCTCGCTATCCTCTTTTTAATGGGATATGAATCCATCTGGCTGCTGTTTGTCATGGCAGGGATTCGTGCCCTTGGAACAGGGGTTCAGACTCCTGCCGTCGGGGCGATTCTGCCGCAGATAGTCCCTAAGGATAAGCTCACAAAGGTAAATGGAGCAAACGGGAGCATACAAGCGGTCATTATGTTTGTCTCGCCAATGGTCAGTGCCGCTCTGCTGGCGATGGCATCACTTGAAGTCATCTTTTTCATCGATGTGATCACAGCAGCGATTGCCATTGTCACACTGATGACTTTTGTCAAAATCGCTGTGCACGAAAAAGCAGCAGCCAAACAGACAACGAGCTACTTCAGCGACTTTAAACAAGGTCTGCAATATGTAAACAGTACTCCTTTCCTGAAGAAATTCTTCCTGTTCTTTGCGGTCTTTTTTGTCCTGATGGCACCTGCGGCCTTTTTGACGCCGCTGCAGGTTACCCGCACCTTTGGCGGGGATGTGTGGAAGCTGACAGCCATTGAAATTGCTTTTTCAGTCGGCATGATGGCTGGGGGCGGAATCATTGCTTCCTGGGGAGGATATCCAAATAAAATTAAAACCATGACCCTTGCCAGTCTTATCATGGGGATTTGCACCCTGGCTCTTGGCATCGTTCCGGTTTTCTGGATCTATTTAGTGTTCATGGCGTTATTCGGGGTTGCCATGCCAATATTCAATACACCGACAACAGTATTGCTGCAGGAAAAAATTGAAGAGAATTATTTAGGCAGAGTGTTTGGTGTCATGGGGATGATTTCCACCTCGATGATGCCGATTGGAATGCTGATATTTGGCCCGATTGCAGATATCATTGCCATCGAATGGCTTCTTGTGGGAACAGGGGCATTCATTATCCTATTAGCGGTCATTTTAGGCCGGGATCAGGTGCTTCTAGAAGCGGGGAAGCCTGCTCTGAGTGAAAGCTAA
- a CDS encoding sugar ABC transporter permease, whose protein sequence is MEFINEAKSLFKDNIRDYGMYIALFVIMLTFTIMTDGLFMSSRNISNLLDSTGYIAVLAVGMTLVIVIRHIDLSVGFVAGFLGAIAAILLTGMGVPFYITIPIILVLGIFVGLFNGLLVAKFGIPSFVATLAGMLIFRGALLQVTEKTGTIIIKDDGFNAIGNGFIPSIMQVNGLHLLTLILGLLAILLYINSEISTRKNKINYQFEVVSKGIFIIKLVFVSAIISYITWILAGYNGFSWTVVIMLLVVVIYHFLTTKTVLGRHIYAVGSNPEAAHLSGINVNKITYIVFGSMGMLAALSGILFTSRLQSATTTAGTLFELDAIAAAYVGGVSSAGGVGKITGAIIGAVVMASLSSGMNLLGVGVSLQYMIRGGVLAGAVIFDVMTRKKRG, encoded by the coding sequence ATGGAATTTATAAACGAAGCGAAATCGCTATTTAAGGATAATATCCGTGACTATGGCATGTACATTGCCTTATTCGTTATTATGCTCACCTTCACCATTATGACTGACGGACTGTTTATGTCTTCACGAAATATAAGTAATTTGCTTGATTCAACAGGGTACATCGCTGTCCTGGCAGTGGGGATGACGCTGGTTATCGTGATTCGCCATATTGACCTCTCAGTCGGATTTGTTGCCGGCTTTTTGGGAGCCATTGCTGCGATTCTCCTGACGGGAATGGGAGTGCCTTTTTATATCACCATTCCGATTATCCTCGTGCTGGGTATTTTTGTCGGACTATTCAATGGTCTCTTAGTGGCAAAATTCGGTATCCCATCCTTCGTAGCTACTCTTGCAGGAATGCTGATCTTTAGAGGTGCACTTCTTCAGGTAACAGAGAAGACAGGGACCATTATCATCAAGGATGACGGATTTAATGCAATCGGAAATGGGTTCATTCCTTCTATTATGCAAGTGAATGGACTGCATCTCCTTACACTGATTCTGGGTTTACTGGCGATATTGCTGTATATAAACAGTGAAATTTCCACCCGGAAAAACAAGATCAACTATCAATTCGAGGTAGTGTCAAAAGGGATTTTTATTATCAAATTAGTTTTTGTTTCTGCTATCATTTCCTATATTACCTGGATCCTGGCAGGCTACAACGGATTTTCCTGGACAGTTGTCATTATGCTTTTAGTGGTTGTCATCTACCATTTCCTGACAACGAAAACCGTGCTTGGAAGACATATATATGCTGTGGGAAGCAATCCGGAAGCGGCACATCTCAGCGGAATCAATGTAAATAAAATTACGTATATAGTCTTCGGTTCAATGGGGATGCTGGCAGCCCTTTCAGGCATATTATTCACCTCGCGCCTTCAGTCAGCGACTACTACAGCTGGGACATTATTTGAACTCGATGCCATTGCAGCTGCTTATGTCGGCGGGGTTTCTTCTGCAGGGGGCGTGGGCAAAATCACCGGTGCCATTATCGGTGCTGTAGTCATGGCCTCTTTATCAAGCGGCATGAATCTGCTCGGGGTAGGGGTTTCCCTCCAGTATATGATCCGCGGAGGAGTATTGGCGGGTGCTGTGATCTTTGATGTCATGACCCGGAAGAAGAGAGGGTAG